A part of Solibacillus sp. FSL H8-0538 genomic DNA contains:
- the xseA gene encoding exodeoxyribonuclease VII large subunit, with amino-acid sequence MTSSSYLTVKALTKYIKRKFDADPHLRDVYVMGELSNVKIHSSGHIYFTLKDDASRINATMFRSQAARLAFKPEEGMKVFIRGDVNVYESSGAYQLYAQTMEPDGIGGLFVAFNQLKERLQKEGLFNPNFKQPIPTFPKTVGVLTATTGAAIRDIYTTINRRFPKTEILIYPTLVQGAGAAPNIAENIYLANRQGLCDVLIVGRGGGSIEDLWAFNEEIVARAIFESQIPVISAVGHETDTTIADFVADLRAPTPTAAAELAVPNQQELYQRVLVQQSQLHQMITSRLNFERSRLTKLQTSYPLATPERLYRPFTEKLLQVDTALEKSMSVYFLKKKSEMQASEAKLKMHSPQHLLAASSQQLNHATKQLHRSMQSVMEQKKSAFGSVVRTLEALNPLALMNKGFSVTYVGDKVVKTAAELAVNDAISIQFQDGVAQAKIVSTQLHQKGE; translated from the coding sequence ATGACATCGTCTTCTTATTTAACGGTTAAAGCGTTAACGAAATACATTAAACGCAAATTTGATGCAGACCCACATTTACGTGATGTTTACGTAATGGGGGAGCTTTCGAATGTCAAAATTCATAGCTCAGGTCATATTTATTTCACGTTAAAGGACGACGCATCACGCATTAATGCCACGATGTTTCGTAGTCAAGCGGCTCGACTCGCCTTTAAGCCAGAAGAGGGTATGAAGGTATTTATACGCGGCGATGTTAATGTTTACGAGTCGAGCGGTGCATACCAGCTTTATGCGCAAACAATGGAACCGGATGGCATTGGTGGACTATTCGTTGCCTTTAATCAATTAAAAGAACGTCTGCAAAAAGAAGGGCTCTTTAACCCGAACTTTAAGCAGCCAATTCCAACATTCCCGAAAACAGTTGGTGTACTTACGGCAACAACAGGTGCAGCGATTCGGGATATTTATACGACAATTAATAGACGTTTCCCCAAAACGGAAATACTTATTTACCCAACGCTCGTTCAGGGAGCAGGTGCGGCACCGAATATTGCAGAAAATATTTATCTTGCGAATCGGCAAGGGCTTTGTGATGTGTTAATCGTAGGTCGCGGTGGAGGGTCGATTGAGGATTTATGGGCATTTAATGAAGAAATCGTTGCGCGCGCTATTTTTGAAAGCCAAATTCCGGTCATTAGTGCGGTCGGTCATGAAACCGATACGACGATTGCCGATTTTGTGGCAGATCTCCGTGCCCCGACGCCAACTGCCGCAGCAGAACTGGCTGTACCGAATCAGCAGGAATTATACCAGCGCGTACTCGTACAGCAGTCACAGCTTCATCAAATGATCACGTCACGGCTAAATTTCGAACGCAGTCGCTTAACGAAATTACAAACTTCCTATCCACTTGCAACACCTGAGCGTCTTTATCGTCCTTTTACAGAGAAGCTTTTACAAGTAGATACGGCGCTTGAAAAATCAATGAGTGTCTATTTTTTAAAGAAGAAAAGTGAAATGCAAGCGAGCGAAGCAAAGTTGAAAATGCATTCACCACAGCATTTACTAGCTGCTTCTAGTCAGCAACTAAACCACGCTACAAAACAGCTGCATCGTTCTATGCAATCGGTAATGGAGCAAAAAAAGTCTGCATTTGGCTCAGTTGTTCGAACGCTTGAAGCACTTAATCCGTTAGCCCTTATGAATAAAGGGTTTAGTGTGACCTATGTAGGGGATAAAGTTGTCAAAACTGCGGCTGAGCTTGCTGTAAATGATGCGATTTCAATTCAATTTCAAGACGGTGTTGCGCAGGCTAAAATAGTCTCAACGCAACTACATCAAAAGGGGGAATAA
- a CDS encoding polyprenyl synthetase family protein, giving the protein MNEALKQFIESNTPAIEQEMSALVEKIVAPSHLKESMLYSLNAGGKRIRPLFVAAVCEMYKKDLAPSLTVGAAVEMIHTYSLIHDDLPCMDDDELRRGKPTNHVVYGEALATLAGDALNTLAFGVIARMDLPAEKRIELVNLLSIAAGAEGMVGGQILDMDGEERLLNLTELEHVHVNKTGALLRFSIESGAVLADVAADERAALVEYAHHIGLAFQIQDDILDIEGTSEQLGKTAGKDIASDKSTYPALLSLEGAKAKLDDHYEQAIAALEKVQTNSSLLHEFATYIVKRKH; this is encoded by the coding sequence ATGAATGAAGCATTGAAGCAATTTATCGAGTCAAACACTCCGGCAATTGAGCAGGAAATGTCCGCACTAGTTGAAAAAATCGTTGCCCCGTCGCATTTAAAAGAGTCGATGCTGTATTCGCTTAACGCTGGTGGTAAGCGTATTCGTCCATTATTCGTTGCCGCAGTATGTGAAATGTATAAGAAGGATCTAGCGCCTAGTTTAACAGTAGGGGCTGCAGTGGAAATGATTCATACGTATTCATTAATCCACGATGATCTCCCATGTATGGATGATGATGAGCTACGCCGCGGTAAGCCGACAAACCATGTCGTTTACGGTGAAGCACTTGCAACCCTTGCCGGGGATGCATTAAATACATTAGCGTTCGGCGTAATTGCACGAATGGACCTCCCAGCTGAAAAACGCATCGAGTTAGTGAATCTACTAAGTATAGCAGCAGGTGCTGAGGGCATGGTTGGTGGTCAAATTTTAGATATGGACGGCGAGGAGCGTTTACTGAATCTAACAGAGCTAGAGCATGTCCATGTTAATAAAACAGGGGCACTACTACGCTTCAGTATTGAATCAGGCGCAGTTTTAGCCGATGTGGCAGCCGATGAGCGAGCAGCACTTGTTGAATATGCGCATCATATTGGCTTAGCCTTCCAAATCCAAGATGATATTTTAGATATTGAAGGTACGTCAGAGCAACTAGGTAAAACAGCAGGTAAGGATATAGCAAGTGATAAAAGTACATATCCAGCACTGCTTTCTTTAGAAGGCGCGAAAGCAAAGTTAGATGATCATTATGAACAAGCAATTGCGGCACTAGAAAAAGTACAAACAAATAGTAGTTTATTACATGAATTCGCAACATATATTGTAAAACGCAAGCATTAG
- the recN gene encoding DNA repair protein RecN, whose amino-acid sequence MLRELSIRNFAIIDDLTVSFSEGLTVLTGETGAGKSIIIDAVNILAGGRGSTEFIRHGTKKAELGGLFQVPSDSHPVYAKLEEAGIESEEDTIILRRDLNDNGKSVCRVNGKLVPLSVLREIGGSLIDIHGQHENQELMDEKQHINLLDHFAAEALQPLLEQYTEAYNDYRELKREVAALNIDEQRTAQRIDLYQFQIQELEQANLQVAEEDSLLDERRRLLNFHKIFERANVAYEAISAESHGLDFIGNSMNALNDIVNLDESFKEASEAVTTSFYALQDAAYQIKNVLDELEFDPERLNEVEQRLAHYQTMKRKYGTTVEEILVYYAKIEEELMQLINRDETIQKNDELLRIMEAKLEKLAEQLTAIRKENAVQLSDAIMEQLRVLHMEKAKFIVNFEQQEQFDANGKDYVAFYISTNVGEPPKSLPKIASGGELSRMMLALKTIFSSSNGITSIIFDEVDTGVSGRVAQAIAEKIATISIHSQVLCISHLPQVAAMADQHYLIKKQVEHDRTFTTLTEIIEAARIEEVSRMMSGTEITKLTLQHASELVQIADQRKQLMK is encoded by the coding sequence TTGTTAAGAGAACTAAGTATTCGAAACTTTGCCATCATTGATGATTTAACGGTGAGTTTTTCAGAAGGTTTGACCGTGTTAACAGGTGAAACCGGCGCGGGGAAGTCCATAATTATTGATGCAGTAAATATTCTAGCTGGCGGACGGGGGTCAACCGAGTTTATTCGTCACGGCACAAAAAAGGCCGAGCTAGGTGGATTATTTCAGGTGCCAAGTGATTCACATCCGGTGTACGCGAAACTTGAGGAAGCCGGGATTGAATCGGAAGAGGACACGATTATTCTACGTCGCGACCTAAATGACAACGGGAAAAGTGTATGTCGAGTAAATGGCAAGCTTGTCCCTTTATCTGTACTACGTGAAATTGGTGGCAGCCTTATAGATATTCATGGACAGCATGAAAACCAAGAGCTTATGGACGAGAAGCAACATATCAACTTACTGGATCATTTCGCTGCAGAAGCCTTGCAACCGCTATTAGAGCAGTATACAGAGGCATACAACGACTACCGTGAGCTTAAGCGTGAGGTCGCTGCTTTAAATATTGATGAGCAGCGTACGGCACAGCGTATCGACCTGTACCAGTTTCAGATTCAGGAGCTTGAGCAAGCGAATTTGCAAGTGGCGGAAGAAGATTCTTTACTTGATGAACGCCGTCGTTTACTGAATTTCCATAAAATTTTTGAACGAGCGAATGTAGCCTATGAAGCAATTTCAGCAGAGTCACATGGCCTTGATTTTATTGGCAATTCAATGAATGCACTAAACGATATAGTGAACCTAGATGAAAGCTTTAAGGAAGCGTCAGAAGCGGTCACAACGAGCTTTTATGCATTGCAGGATGCTGCATACCAAATAAAAAATGTACTAGATGAGCTAGAGTTCGATCCGGAACGTTTAAACGAGGTAGAACAGCGTCTAGCACATTACCAAACGATGAAACGTAAATATGGTACAACGGTTGAAGAAATTTTGGTGTATTATGCAAAAATTGAAGAAGAATTAATGCAATTAATTAATCGCGACGAAACGATTCAAAAAAATGATGAATTACTTCGTATAATGGAGGCAAAATTAGAGAAACTAGCGGAACAATTAACTGCTATTCGAAAAGAAAACGCCGTTCAATTAAGCGATGCCATTATGGAGCAACTCCGTGTATTACATATGGAAAAGGCGAAATTTATTGTTAATTTTGAGCAGCAGGAGCAGTTTGATGCAAATGGTAAAGATTATGTGGCATTCTATATTTCAACAAATGTTGGAGAACCCCCAAAATCACTACCAAAAATTGCATCGGGTGGAGAATTATCGCGTATGATGCTAGCATTAAAAACAATTTTCTCATCTTCTAACGGCATAACATCCATTATTTTTGATGAAGTGGATACAGGGGTAAGTGGTCGTGTGGCGCAGGCCATTGCAGAAAAAATTGCAACGATATCCATACATTCACAAGTTCTTTGTATTTCCCATTTACCACAAGTGGCGGCAATGGCCGATCAGCATTATTTAATTAAAAAGCAGGTTGAGCATGATCGAACATTTACAACATTAACAGAAATAATTGAAGCAGCGCGCATTGAAGAAGTAAGTCGTATGATGAGTGGTACTGAAATTACTAAGTTAACGCTACAGCATGCCTCAGAGCTTGTGCAAATTGCCGATCAACGAAAGCAATTGATGAAATAA
- the xseB gene encoding exodeoxyribonuclease VII small subunit has protein sequence MSKQTFAVAMTELEEVVRKLEQGDVPLEEAIDLYKKGMELSHFCHETLQGAEQQLISIVGENGEKQPFNPGNGEG, from the coding sequence ATGTCAAAACAAACGTTTGCTGTCGCAATGACTGAGCTTGAAGAGGTTGTACGCAAGCTAGAACAAGGAGATGTCCCTTTAGAGGAAGCGATTGATTTATATAAAAAAGGGATGGAACTGTCGCACTTTTGTCATGAGACGTTACAAGGTGCAGAGCAACAGTTAATTTCAATTGTTGGAGAAAACGGTGAAAAACAGCCGTTCAATCCAGGAAATGGAGAAGGTTAA
- the folD gene encoding bifunctional methylenetetrahydrofolate dehydrogenase/methenyltetrahydrofolate cyclohydrolase FolD codes for MSSAIINGKEIGQEIRKSVAERVEVLKEKGLTPGLAVILVGDNPASKTYVANKQKSCEAIGMFSELIKLPEDISEQALLEQIRELNDRVDIHGILVQLPLPKHINEDAVIATISPEKDVDGFSPVSVGKMMLGQETYLPCTPYGVMKLLEHSGIEIAGKHAVIVGRSHIVGKPMGQLLLQKDATVTYTHSKTPNLPAYTKQADILIAAVGRPNFITKEHIKDGAVVIDVGINRDEHDKLCGDVDFADVDGIASHITPVPGGVGPMTITMLLSNTVQAAEKKLLHDK; via the coding sequence ATGTCAAGTGCAATCATAAATGGTAAAGAAATCGGTCAAGAAATACGAAAGTCTGTAGCTGAACGCGTAGAGGTGCTTAAAGAAAAAGGTTTAACACCTGGTTTAGCGGTTATTTTAGTGGGGGACAACCCAGCTTCAAAAACATACGTAGCCAACAAACAAAAATCTTGTGAGGCAATTGGTATGTTCTCAGAGTTAATTAAATTACCTGAAGATATTTCTGAACAAGCTTTATTGGAACAAATACGTGAACTAAACGATCGAGTGGACATTCACGGAATTCTTGTTCAACTCCCTCTTCCAAAGCATATTAATGAAGATGCAGTTATTGCAACGATTTCTCCTGAGAAAGATGTTGACGGCTTCTCGCCAGTAAGTGTTGGGAAAATGATGTTAGGACAAGAAACGTACTTGCCATGTACTCCTTATGGTGTCATGAAATTACTTGAGCATTCTGGTATTGAGATTGCAGGTAAACATGCCGTGATCGTCGGTCGTAGCCATATTGTAGGTAAACCAATGGGTCAATTGTTGCTTCAAAAAGATGCGACAGTTACATATACACATTCTAAAACACCAAATCTACCAGCCTACACAAAGCAAGCAGATATTTTAATCGCTGCGGTAGGCCGTCCAAACTTCATTACGAAAGAACATATTAAAGATGGTGCTGTCGTAATCGATGTTGGGATTAACCGTGATGAACATGATAAATTATGCGGCGACGTGGACTTTGCGGATGTGGACGGAATTGCGTCTCATATTACCCCAGTTCCAGGTGGCGTCGGTCCGATGACAATTACAATGCTTCTTTCAAACACTGTGCAGGCTGCTGAAAAAAAGTTATTGCACGACAAATGA
- the ahrC gene encoding transcriptional regulator AhrC/ArgR has product MNKGQRHIRIRDIITNNEIETQDDLVEQLKNAGYNVTQATVSRDIKELHLVKVPMQDGRYKYSLPADQRFNPIQKLHRALADAFVSIDGASHILVMKTLPGNANAIGSLLDHLDWSEILGTICGDDTIMIICRTEEDREGIKNRLLDML; this is encoded by the coding sequence ATGAACAAAGGCCAACGCCATATTCGTATTCGCGATATTATTACAAACAACGAGATAGAAACACAAGATGATTTAGTAGAGCAGTTAAAAAATGCTGGTTATAATGTGACGCAAGCAACGGTTTCACGTGATATTAAGGAATTACATTTAGTAAAGGTACCAATGCAAGATGGGCGCTATAAATATAGCTTACCAGCTGACCAACGCTTTAATCCAATCCAAAAGCTACACCGAGCACTAGCTGATGCGTTTGTAAGTATTGACGGTGCATCTCATATCTTAGTAATGAAAACATTACCTGGTAACGCAAATGCAATCGGTTCACTACTCGACCATTTAGACTGGTCTGAAATTTTAGGAACAATTTGTGGTGATGATACGATTATGATAATCTGTCGTACCGAAGAAGATCGAGAAGGTATTAAAAATCGCTTATTAGATATGCTTTAA
- the nusB gene encoding transcription antitermination factor NusB: MKRTEARKKALQALFQLDSTELSVEEAISHVLLEEEKTNAFLDQLVRGTTEHKEEIDTTLENKLENWTLSRLPKIERTVLRLAVYELLFMQDAPSRVVMNEAIELCKLFGDEKSSKFVNGVLSKFTEQ; encoded by the coding sequence ATGAAACGAACTGAAGCACGCAAAAAAGCGTTGCAAGCATTGTTTCAGTTAGACAGCACGGAACTTTCAGTCGAAGAAGCAATTAGTCACGTTCTTCTTGAAGAAGAAAAGACGAATGCATTCTTAGACCAATTAGTTCGTGGAACAACTGAACATAAAGAAGAAATTGACACAACGCTAGAAAATAAACTTGAAAATTGGACGCTAAGTCGTCTCCCAAAAATTGAAAGAACTGTTTTACGCCTAGCAGTTTACGAATTATTATTCATGCAAGATGCACCGAGTAGAGTTGTAATGAACGAAGCAATTGAGCTTTGTAAACTATTTGGTGATGAAAAATCAAGCAAATTCGTAAATGGAGTACTTTCGAAATTTACTGAGCAATAA
- a CDS encoding TlyA family RNA methyltransferase: MTKQPKERVDILLVERGLCETREKAKRTIMAGLVFSNEVRIDKAGEKIAIDLPLQVKGSQLKYVSRGGLKLEKALEIFDMSVDGKLMLDIGSSTGGFTDCALQNGARHCYALDVGSNQLAWKIRSDERVTVMEKTNFRYTKPEDLVEGLPDFATIDVSFISLALILPVLKTILMPGGDVMALVKPQFEAGRENVGKKGIVREPKVHLAVLEETAKMATNVGFIVKDASYSPITGGEGNIEFLFHLYNPKDGEKVEAFTDFGSLVKQAHSELI; this comes from the coding sequence ATGACGAAACAACCGAAAGAACGTGTAGATATCCTACTTGTTGAACGCGGTTTATGCGAAACACGCGAGAAGGCAAAGCGTACCATAATGGCAGGACTTGTGTTCTCAAACGAAGTTCGTATTGACAAAGCAGGCGAAAAAATTGCCATTGACTTACCTTTACAAGTGAAAGGATCACAACTGAAGTATGTAAGTCGTGGTGGCTTAAAACTTGAAAAGGCTCTAGAAATTTTTGATATGTCTGTTGATGGCAAACTAATGTTAGACATTGGCTCATCAACAGGTGGCTTTACAGATTGTGCTTTGCAAAACGGCGCCCGTCATTGCTATGCGCTTGATGTAGGTTCCAATCAGTTAGCATGGAAAATTCGTTCAGACGAGCGTGTAACTGTAATGGAAAAAACAAATTTCCGTTACACAAAACCGGAAGATTTAGTAGAAGGATTACCGGATTTTGCAACAATAGATGTATCATTTATTTCATTAGCACTTATTTTACCAGTATTAAAAACAATCTTAATGCCTGGCGGAGATGTGATGGCACTTGTAAAGCCTCAATTTGAAGCTGGCCGTGAAAATGTCGGTAAAAAAGGCATTGTACGTGAGCCGAAAGTCCACTTAGCTGTATTAGAAGAAACGGCGAAAATGGCAACAAATGTGGGCTTCATCGTAAAAGATGCGTCGTATTCACCAATTACTGGTGGAGAGGGCAATATCGAGTTCTTATTCCATTTATATAACCCGAAAGACGGGGAAAAGGTAGAGGCATTTACTGATTTTGGCTCACTCGTTAAACAAGCGCATAGTGAATTAATATAG
- the dxs gene encoding 1-deoxy-D-xylulose-5-phosphate synthase: MDLTKISSPSFLKDLNKKQLEALAGDIRAFLIEKCSATGGHIGPNLGVVELTIALHKAFNSPKDKFLWDVGHQAYVHKILTGRADQFDTLRQFKGLCGFPKLVESEHDEWETGHSSTSLSAAMGMAAARDIKKDKNYVVPIIGDGALTGGMALEALNHIGHEKTNMIVILNDNEMSIAPNVGALHNVLGRLRTAKEYSKAKEELESLMNKIPVVGGKLASTAERVKDSLKYLVVSGVFFEEMGFKYLGPIDGHDFEALEKTLEYAKKVKGPVLVHVLTKKGKGYKPAEEDTVGTWHGTGPYKMETGAFVKSAVKGPAWSSLVADSVRKCMEEDERIVTITPAMPVGSKLEGIQKNFPNRFFDVGIAEQHAATMAAGLATQQMKPFLAIYSTFLQRAYDQVLHDIARPNLNVFIGIDRAGLVGADGETHQGVFDIAFLRHIPNIVLMMPKDENEGQHMVKTAIDYDGGPIALRYPRGNGLGVAMDEVMRAIPIGSWEVLRDGTDSAILTFGTTIPMAMEAAEQLAEQGISVRVINARFIKPLDETMLHELMSANMPILTIEEAVLQGGFGSAVLEFAANHHYRNVAIDRIGIPDEFIEHGNVDQLLEEINVTTEETVKRIQKFVKDKKQVGSNIV, encoded by the coding sequence GTGGATTTAACGAAGATTTCTAGTCCATCCTTTTTAAAAGACTTGAATAAAAAGCAATTAGAGGCGCTAGCTGGAGATATTCGCGCTTTCTTAATAGAAAAATGCTCTGCTACTGGTGGTCATATTGGGCCGAACCTGGGTGTTGTCGAGCTAACGATCGCATTGCATAAAGCTTTTAACAGTCCAAAGGATAAATTTTTATGGGATGTAGGACACCAAGCCTATGTGCACAAAATTTTAACTGGACGCGCTGATCAATTCGATACGCTTCGTCAGTTTAAGGGTTTATGTGGCTTCCCAAAGCTTGTTGAAAGTGAACATGATGAATGGGAGACTGGGCATAGTTCAACGTCTTTATCTGCTGCAATGGGGATGGCGGCAGCACGTGATATTAAAAAGGATAAAAACTACGTCGTACCGATTATTGGTGATGGTGCATTAACAGGTGGAATGGCACTTGAAGCACTGAATCATATCGGTCATGAAAAAACAAATATGATCGTTATTTTAAACGATAACGAAATGTCCATCGCACCGAATGTAGGCGCACTGCACAATGTTCTTGGGCGTCTTCGTACAGCAAAAGAATATTCAAAGGCAAAAGAAGAGCTTGAATCATTAATGAACAAAATACCAGTTGTTGGCGGCAAGCTTGCTTCCACGGCGGAACGTGTTAAAGATAGCTTAAAATATTTAGTCGTTTCCGGCGTATTTTTTGAGGAAATGGGCTTTAAATATTTAGGTCCAATCGATGGTCATGACTTTGAAGCGCTTGAGAAAACACTCGAGTATGCTAAAAAAGTAAAAGGCCCGGTGCTTGTACATGTTTTAACAAAAAAAGGGAAAGGTTACAAACCAGCTGAGGAAGATACAGTCGGCACATGGCATGGCACAGGTCCATATAAAATGGAGACAGGTGCATTTGTAAAGTCAGCAGTCAAAGGCCCAGCCTGGAGTAGCTTAGTAGCAGACTCTGTTCGTAAATGCATGGAAGAAGATGAGCGCATTGTAACGATTACACCAGCAATGCCAGTAGGTTCAAAGCTAGAAGGCATCCAAAAGAATTTCCCGAATCGATTCTTTGATGTGGGAATTGCCGAGCAACACGCAGCAACAATGGCGGCGGGTCTTGCAACTCAACAAATGAAGCCTTTCCTTGCGATTTACTCAACTTTCCTACAACGTGCATACGATCAAGTGCTTCATGATATCGCACGTCCAAACTTAAATGTCTTTATTGGCATTGACCGTGCAGGATTAGTAGGAGCAGACGGTGAAACGCATCAAGGTGTATTTGATATTGCCTTCCTTCGTCACATTCCAAACATCGTATTGATGATGCCAAAGGATGAAAATGAAGGCCAGCATATGGTGAAAACAGCAATCGATTATGATGGAGGTCCAATCGCACTACGTTACCCACGCGGTAATGGGTTAGGCGTAGCAATGGACGAAGTAATGAGAGCTATTCCAATCGGTTCATGGGAAGTATTACGCGACGGTACGGACTCAGCAATCTTAACATTCGGTACGACAATTCCGATGGCGATGGAAGCGGCAGAACAGCTAGCGGAGCAAGGTATAAGTGTTCGCGTTATCAATGCACGCTTTATTAAACCGTTAGACGAGACAATGTTGCACGAACTGATGTCAGCAAATATGCCAATCCTAACAATTGAAGAGGCAGTATTACAAGGTGGTTTTGGTAGCGCCGTGTTAGAATTTGCAGCAAATCACCACTACCGTAATGTTGCCATTGACCGCATCGGTATTCCAGATGAGTTTATTGAGCATGGTAATGTTGACCAGTTACTAGAAGAAATTAATGTAACGACAGAAGAAACGGTAAAACGTATTCAGAAGTTCGTTAAAGACAAAAAACAGGTAGGTTCTAATATAGTATGA
- the glpK gene encoding glycerol kinase GlpK yields the protein MEKFIMALDQGTTSSRAILFDKKGNIAHVAQREFKQYFPQSGWVEHNPKEIWSSILSVIATVLSENNISPEQIQGIGITNQRETTVVWDKNTGEPVYNAIVWQSRQTAGICEELKEAGHEELFRNKTGLLIDAYFSGTKVKWILDNVDGAREKAEAGDLLFGTIDTWIIWKLTEGEVHVTDYSNASRTLMYNIFDLKWDEELLDILAVPVSMLPEVRPSSEVYGKLSGKHFFGHTVPIAGIAGDQQAALFGQGCYDKGMVKNTYGTGCFMLMNTGEEAVRSEHGLLTTIAWGYDGKVIYALEGSIFVAGSAIQWLRDGMRMIRKSSDSELYAKKVDDTEGVYVVPAFVGLGTPYWDSDVRGAVFGLTRGTSKEHFIRATLESLAYQTRDVLAAMQSDSSITLKTLRVDGGAVRNDFLMQFQSDILNVPVERPAVNETTAIGAAYLAGLAVGFWEDLEEVKKHWNLDKKFEPKMAETRREELFFGWHQAVKAAQMFK from the coding sequence ATGGAAAAATTTATTATGGCGTTAGACCAAGGAACGACAAGCTCACGTGCGATATTATTTGATAAAAAAGGGAATATAGCCCATGTCGCTCAGCGTGAATTCAAGCAGTATTTCCCGCAATCTGGCTGGGTAGAGCATAACCCTAAAGAAATATGGAGCTCTATTTTATCGGTCATCGCAACAGTTTTATCTGAAAATAATATTAGCCCAGAGCAAATTCAAGGTATCGGCATTACGAATCAGAGAGAAACAACCGTCGTGTGGGATAAGAACACAGGAGAACCCGTGTATAATGCGATCGTTTGGCAATCTAGACAAACAGCTGGGATTTGTGAGGAGCTAAAAGAAGCTGGGCATGAGGAATTATTCCGCAATAAAACAGGACTACTAATTGATGCTTATTTTTCGGGCACAAAGGTAAAATGGATTTTAGATAATGTGGACGGAGCACGTGAAAAAGCGGAGGCAGGTGACTTATTATTCGGCACGATTGATACGTGGATTATATGGAAACTTACTGAGGGAGAAGTACATGTAACGGACTATTCAAATGCGTCTCGCACGCTCATGTACAATATTTTTGACTTGAAATGGGATGAGGAGCTTTTGGATATCTTAGCTGTACCGGTCTCAATGCTACCGGAAGTCCGCCCATCATCCGAAGTGTACGGTAAGCTTTCGGGCAAACATTTCTTCGGCCACACAGTGCCAATCGCAGGTATTGCTGGAGATCAGCAGGCAGCACTATTTGGGCAAGGGTGCTATGACAAAGGAATGGTAAAGAATACGTACGGCACAGGCTGCTTTATGCTTATGAATACAGGCGAGGAAGCGGTACGTTCAGAGCATGGTTTACTAACGACAATTGCGTGGGGTTATGACGGTAAAGTAATTTACGCGCTAGAGGGAAGCATATTCGTTGCCGGCTCAGCAATTCAGTGGCTACGTGACGGTATGCGGATGATACGTAAATCATCGGATAGTGAACTGTACGCAAAAAAAGTGGACGATACGGAGGGCGTATATGTCGTCCCAGCTTTCGTTGGATTAGGAACGCCATATTGGGATAGTGACGTACGAGGTGCTGTATTTGGCTTAACACGGGGAACGTCAAAAGAGCACTTCATTCGTGCAACGCTAGAATCACTTGCCTATCAAACCCGTGACGTGCTAGCCGCGATGCAATCTGATTCAAGTATTACTTTGAAAACTTTGCGCGTTGATGGGGGTGCAGTAAGGAATGATTTCTTAATGCAGTTCCAGTCGGATATATTAAATGTACCGGTGGAGCGTCCTGCAGTAAATGAAACAACAGCTATCGGTGCGGCCTATTTAGCTGGGCTTGCAGTGGGGTTTTGGGAAGACCTAGAAGAAGTAAAAAAACATTGGAATTTAGATAAAAAATTCGAGCCCAAAATGGCAGAAACGCGTCGTGAAGAATTATTTTTTGGATGGCATCAGGCGGTAAAAGCTGCGCAGATGTTCAAATAA